A stretch of the Pseudorasbora parva isolate DD20220531a chromosome 13, ASM2467924v1, whole genome shotgun sequence genome encodes the following:
- the adipor1b gene encoding adiponectin receptor protein 1b gives MTTCHHGDCGSNSDAERRTSDDEEKMENAELAELGPLLTSQDDAEKSTGASAFPEEDEEEEEGLRVVTLPMQAHHAMEKMEEFVHKVWEGRWRVIPYHLLPDWLKDNDYLLHGHRPPMPSFRACFGSIFRIHTETGNIWTHLLGLILFLCLGTLTMLRPNVSFMAPLQEKVVFGMFFLGAVLCLCFSWLFHTVYCHSEKVSRTFSKLDYSGIALLIMGSFVPWLYYSFYCSPQPRLIYLSVVCVLGVAAIIVAQVDRFATPRHRCTRAGVFLGLGLSGLIPTMHFTIVEGFVKATTVGQLGWFYLMGAMYVSGAALYAARIPERYFPGRCDIWFQSHQIFHVLVVAAAFVHFYGISNLQEFRYGLEGGCTDDTLL, from the exons ATGACAACGTGTCACCATGGTGACTGCGGCTCCAACAGTGATGCCGAGCGGCGCACCTCTGATGATGAGGAGAAAATGGAGAATGCGGAGCTCGCTGAGCTTGGGCCGCTGTTGACATCTCAAGATGATGCAGAGAAATCCACA GGTGCATCTGCGTTTCCTGAGGAGgatgaagaggaagaagaaggtTTGCGGGTGGTTACACTGCCCATGCAGGCACACCATGCCATGGAGAAGATGGAGGAGTTTGTACACAAG GTATGGGAAGGACGTTGGCGAGTTATTCCATACCATCTCCTCCCCGATTGGCTGAAGGACAATGATTACCTACTGCATGGACATCGCCCACCCATGCCGTCATTCCGTGCCTGTTTTGGAAGCATCTTTAGGATTCACACAGAAACTGGAAACATCTGGACACACCTGCTGG GCCTAATTCTGTTCCTGTGCTTGGGCACACTGACAATGCTGCGGCCGAATGTGTCATTTATGGCACCCTTGCAGGAGAAGGTGGTGTTTGGGATGTTCTTCCTGGGTGCAGTGCTTTGTTTGTGCTTCTCATGGCTTTTTCACACCGTCTACTGCCACTCAGAAAAGGTCTCCAGAACTTTCTCCAA GTTGGATTACTCTGGTATCGCTTTGTTGATTATGGGCTCATTTGTTCCATGGCTGTACTACTCGTTTTACTGCTCGCCTCAGCCACGGctaatctatctatctgttgtgtgtgtgctgggCGTTGCTGCTATCATAGTGGCCCAGGTGGACCGATTTGCCACCCCTCGCCACCGGTGCACACGTGCAG GTGTTTTCCTGGGCCTCGGTCTGAGTGGACTCATTCCTACAATGCATTTCACCATCGTAGAGGGTTTTGTGAAGGCAACGACAGTGGGTCAGTTGGGCTGGTTCTATCTAATGGGTGCCATGTACGTCAGTGGAGCAGCACTGTATGCAGCACGGATTCCTGAACGCTACTTTCCTGGAAGATGCGACATCTGG ttcCAGTCTCATCAGATATTCCATGTGCTGGTTGTCGCAGCGgcgtttgtccatttttatggAATCTCAAACCTGCAGGAATTCCGCTATGGTCTGGAAGGAGGCTGCACAGATGACACtctgctgtaa